In Oncorhynchus keta strain PuntledgeMale-10-30-2019 unplaced genomic scaffold, Oket_V2 Un_contig_18216_pilon_pilon, whole genome shotgun sequence, the genomic stretch AGGGCTGTCGAGGGTCATGTTACCTGGTGGGTGGAGGGCTGGTGGGTGGAGGGCTGTAGAGGGTCATGTTACCTGCAGGTTCATgggtagagggctgtagagggtcATGTTACCTGCAGGTTCATgggtagagggctgtagagggtcATGTTACCTGCAGGTTCATgggtagagggctgtagagggtcATGTTACCTGCAGGTTCATgggtagagggctgtagagggtcATGTTACCTGGTGGGTGGAGGGCTGTAGAGGGTCATGTTACCTGGTGGGTGGAGGGCTGTAGAGGGTCATGTTACCTGCAGGTTCATGGGTGGAGGGCTGTAGAGGGTCATGTTACCTGGTCGGTGGAGGGCTGTAGAGGGTCATGTTACCTGGTGGGTGGAGGGCTGTAGAGGgtcatctctacctgtacatgaccatttgatcatttatcactccagtgttaatctgcaaaattgtattattcgcctacctcctcatgccttttgcacacattgtatatagactgcccattttttctactgtgttattgacttgctaattgtttactccatgtgtaactctgtgttgtctgttcacactgctatgctttatcttggccaggtcgcagttgcaaatgagaacttgttctcaactagcctacctggttaaataaaggtgaaataaaaaataaaaaaataaaaaaaatgttaccTGCAGGTTCATgggtagagggctgtagagggtcATGTTACCTGCAGGTTCATgggtagagggctgtagagggtcATGTTACCTGCAGGTTCATgggtagagggctgtagagggtcATGTTACCTGCAGGTTCATgggtagagggctgtagagggtcATGTTACCTGCAGGTTCATgggtagagggctgtagagggtcATGTTACCTGCAGGTTCATgggtagagggctgtagagggtcATGTTACCTGGTGGGTGGAGGGCTGTAGAGGGTCATGTTACCTGCAGGTTCATGGGTAGAGGGCTGTAGAAGGTCATGTTAGTCAGCTTGTCGTTCAGCATGCCGTAGTGGGCTGTCCTGATGGCAACACGCTCCTCCTCTGTCATCAGGCCCTCTGAGATCAGCTGGTCAGCGTAAGAGTCTGGGGTGCTCTTCCTGGAGCTGGGGGGAGGTATTTGATGTCATTTGGACATTGTTCTGTAATCAAGGCTATATAAGGGCAAACAGTCGAAAGCAAATACTATATATTAGGAAGGTTAGAGTTGATGAGGTGTTGTTTGAAAAGATTAGATAAGGTGGCTTCATGGTCAGTCCATTGATATACTGTAATCAAGTATACAGGCCATTGATATACTGTAATCAAGTATACAGGCCATTGATATACTGTAATCAAGTATACAGGCCATTGATATACTGTAATCAAGTATACAGGCCATTGTTATACTGTAATCAAGTATACAGGCCATTGATATACTGTAATCAAGTATACAGGCCATTGTTATACTGTAATCAAGTATACAGGCCATTGTTATACTGTAATCAAGTATACAGTTCAAGGAAATAAACATCAGCAACCATCTTGTTGCAAAGAGAATTAGAGAAggggataccaagtcagttgtacaactgaatgcattcaactgaaatgtgtcttctgcatttaacccctctgaatcagagaggagtgggggggggctgccttaatctagTTCTCAATGATTTAGGCTACCTGGTTGggataaataaatgaataaatgaatTGATTGTTAAATACCTCCGAGGGCAGTAAGAAGTCAACGACCTACCGGATGATCTTGTACATGGCAGGGTTAGTGAAGGAGGTTGGCCCAGCTCGTTGTGTCCCCACTGTCTGTAGCAGAGCAGGTCCAGGATAACATCCTTCCTAAAGCGTCTCTGGTACTCCACCGCCAGCCTCGTGGCTCGCACCACCTCATCCGCATCATCACCGTTCACATGGATCACCGCACAGCCCACCATCTTAcctggagaggggagaagacacaCAGAGTGAGATATTACCGATGTATTGACGTTCCCGTATATTACCGATTCTAATTCCCAAAAAGATATACTTGAAATATGTTAAAGATATCATAATTCCCAGTTTTTAtattatttacacacacacacacacacacacacacacatcgatatatacacgcacgcacacacacacagttgaagtcagaagttcgtAGTAGATTtgggtagaaaacactctgaagtttcttaaagtgtttgaatgatgtctgtgagtataacagaactcatatgggttgtctatcacagtgccaaagccccatacactacccaccagtacgatctgtatgctctcattggttggccctcgctttatactcgtcgccaaacccactggctacaggttatctacaagtctctgctaggtaaagccccgccttatctcagctcactggtcaccatagcagcatccactcgtggcacgcgctccagcaggtatatatcgctggtcaccatagcagcatccacTGTAGCACGTGCTCAGCAGtatcgctggtcaccatagcagcatccactcgtagcacgcgctccagcaggtatatatcgctggtcaccatagcagcatccactcgtagcacgtgctccagcaggtatatatcgctggtcaccatagcagcatccactcgtagcaggcgctccagcaggtatatatcactggtcaccatagcagcatccactcgtagcacgcgctccagcaggtatatctcgctggtcaccatagcagcatccactttagcacgcgctccagcaggtatatatcgctggtcaccatagcagcatccactcgtagcacgcgctccagcaggtatatcgctggtcaccatagcagcatccactcgtagcaggcgctccagcaggtatatatcactggtcaccatagcagcatccactgtagcacgcgctccagcaggtatatatcgctggtcaccatagcagcatccactgtagcacgctccagcaggtatatatcgCTGGTCACCCCCTGTGCCACTTCCTCCTCCTTTGGTTGTCTTTCCTTCCAAAAgcctctgaagctggagactcacatctcctcactagctttaagcaccagctgtcagagcagcttacagatcactgtacctgtacataccCCATCTTTAAACAgaccatctatctacctatctcatccagtatttatttatttatttaccttgctcctttgcaccccagtatctctacttgcacattcatcttctgcacatctaccattccagtgtttaattgctatattgtaattacttcgccaccatggcctattttttgccttacctctcttatcttaCCCTCATTTGCACCtccaatgtatatagacttttttgttttctttgttctactgtattattgactatgttttgtttattccatgtgtaactctgtgttgttgtatgtgtcgaattgctatgctttatcttggcccaGATcgagttgcaaatgagaacttgttctcaactagcctaccatctcgaatcccaccgtaccttctccgctgtgcaatctggtttccgagccggtcacgggtgcacctcagccacactcaaggtactaaatgatatcataaccgccatcgataaaagacagtactgtgcagccgtcttcatcgacctcgccaaggctttcgactctgtcaatcaccaaattcttatcggcagac encodes the following:
- the LOC127920053 gene encoding 2-oxoadipate dehydrogenase complex component E1-like, whose product is KMVGCAVIHVNGDDADEVVRATRLAVEYQRRFRKDVILDLLCYRQWGHNELGQPPSLTLPCTRSSAPGRAPQTLTLTS